DNA sequence from the Streptomyces sp. CA-210063 genome:
GCCGGGCGGATGTTCTCTGCCTGCGGGCCCTTCTGGCCCTGGGTGACGTCGAACTCGACCTTCTGGCCTTCCTGCAGCTCACGGTAGCCCTGGCTGGCGATGTTGGAGTAGTGGGCGAAGACGTCGGGGCCTCCGCCCTCCTGCTCGATGAAGCCGAAGCCCTTCTCGCTGTTGAACCACTTGACAGTGCCCTTGGCCATGACTGTCTCCTTCGAGGGAATACCGGGCTCGCACCTTGCGCGCCCGGGAGGTGATCGCCCTGGTCCGGAGAGGCGCTGAACAGCAAGAACGCCCGTGATTGCGATCACGGGCGAACGGACTTCGGAACCACGACTGCTGAATCACAACGCTATACCGGCGCAGCGGCAGCCGCTAGCGGTAACACGGCAGTATCGACGCCCGACCTGTAGGCGGACGCCTGGCATCGGCCAGACGCCCAGTTACGGAA
Encoded proteins:
- a CDS encoding cold-shock protein; translation: MAKGTVKWFNSEKGFGFIEQEGGGPDVFAHYSNIASQGYRELQEGQKVEFDVTQGQKGPQAENIRPA